In Streptomyces sp. NBC_00306, a single genomic region encodes these proteins:
- a CDS encoding LacI family DNA-binding transcriptional regulator → MSAPTVYDVAERSGVSIATVSRVYRNPDSVRAQTRDRVLEAARALGYVPSANARGLASRRTGVLGLCFPDYADPAAESGGESDDEYDDSAVMLYSDQIIRGMERAARRHGYALLIAASLEGGPESLVAKVAGRVDGFAVLARTVPTEDLELISRRLPVVMLAGPREIDHLDHIEVANTDGERELARHLIRDHGFTRLAFVGSEEHSPDAEARFRGFREACAEAGLPVPDAPDLRAPMMTQPEGERAADALLDRAGERPQALLFANDQMAVGALRALERRGVRVPQDIAVTGFDGIPLGRLVRPALTTVRQPMRRLGEEAVDLLVRRLSGDRDSPPVSMVLPVSLARRASCGCV, encoded by the coding sequence GTGAGTGCCCCCACGGTGTACGACGTCGCCGAACGGTCGGGCGTCTCGATCGCCACGGTCTCGCGGGTCTACCGCAATCCTGACTCCGTCCGGGCCCAGACCCGCGACCGCGTGCTGGAGGCGGCCCGGGCCCTCGGTTACGTACCGAGCGCGAACGCGCGCGGACTGGCCAGCCGGCGCACCGGCGTACTCGGCCTCTGCTTCCCCGACTACGCGGACCCGGCCGCGGAGAGCGGCGGCGAGTCGGACGACGAGTACGACGACTCGGCCGTGATGCTCTACTCCGACCAGATCATCCGCGGTATGGAGCGGGCCGCCAGGCGGCACGGATACGCGCTGCTGATCGCGGCATCGCTGGAGGGCGGACCCGAGAGCCTGGTGGCGAAGGTGGCCGGGCGGGTCGATGGCTTCGCGGTCCTCGCCCGGACCGTACCGACCGAGGACCTGGAGCTGATCTCGCGACGGCTGCCGGTGGTGATGCTGGCGGGACCGCGCGAGATCGACCACCTCGACCACATCGAGGTGGCCAACACGGACGGCGAGCGGGAACTGGCGCGCCATCTCATCCGGGACCACGGCTTCACCCGGCTCGCCTTCGTCGGGAGCGAGGAGCATTCGCCGGACGCCGAGGCGCGTTTCCGCGGCTTCCGGGAGGCGTGCGCCGAGGCCGGTCTGCCGGTGCCCGACGCTCCGGACCTGCGCGCCCCGATGATGACGCAGCCGGAGGGCGAGCGCGCCGCCGACGCATTGCTCGACCGGGCGGGGGAGCGACCGCAGGCGTTGCTCTTCGCCAACGACCAGATGGCGGTGGGGGCGTTGCGCGCGCTGGAACGCCGGGGCGTCCGGGTGCCGCAGGACATCGCCGTCACCGGCTTCGACGGCATTCCGCTCGGCCGGCTGGTCCGGCCCGCCCTGACGACGGTACGGCAGCCGATGCGCCGCCTGGGGGAGGAGGCGGTGGACCTGCTGGTCCGGCGCCTGTCGGGCGACCGCGACAGCCCGCCTGTCTCGATGGTCCTCCCGGTCTCCCTGGCCCGGCGCGCGAGTTGCGGGTGCGTCTGA
- a CDS encoding lysyl oxidase family protein — protein MTRPHRNRLWRAAFAGSAALAVIAGVAAAAPDAATAQTTPKLRLIAASTAVTLDRDEESGVYLDLGTYLTAEGAPLEFQVKRKSYKDPVVAQQVIRQGKKTTTKTLPKGLVKDFTGLAGFLQVTITDKNGKKVLSKQETFCPNNASGRIRPDAPAKSKYPESCPTNPFTLGSVWGVENGWASNTYLGYYSEPVKLPVGEYTAKLSVTKAYRDLFGMPDETKSLKVTVRQSPPGEGARSSKTGHSGHGAAHGKPAAGGHAYHEGRGADAPAPPALPYALKAARAAGHLGDGPGHTDGSRIAPALTPNAKRPTGRASVPDVPKPDLRSLPAWDIGISDGEDGDVPGKDYMVFSANVWNAGPAPLVVDGFRSPGKDLMDAYQYFYDAKGKQVGYTPTGTMEWDPRIGHEHWHFTDFASYRLLSADQSEIVRSGKEAFCLANTDAIDYTVKNANWHPFNTDLSTACGQQSSISVREVLDVGSGDTYTQYRPGQSFDVTDLPNGTYYIQVIANPEKRLQETNLKNNVALRKVVLSGKAGARKVTVPPHDLINAP, from the coding sequence ATGACCAGACCTCACCGCAATCGTCTCTGGCGCGCCGCGTTCGCCGGCTCCGCCGCGCTGGCTGTGATCGCCGGCGTAGCCGCCGCCGCTCCCGACGCCGCCACAGCACAGACCACACCCAAGCTTCGGCTGATCGCCGCCTCCACCGCCGTCACTCTCGACCGGGACGAGGAGTCCGGGGTCTATCTCGACCTCGGCACCTACCTCACCGCCGAGGGCGCGCCCCTGGAGTTCCAGGTGAAGCGCAAGTCCTACAAGGACCCTGTCGTGGCCCAACAGGTCATCCGCCAGGGGAAGAAGACCACGACCAAGACGCTGCCGAAGGGCCTCGTCAAGGACTTCACCGGCCTGGCCGGCTTCCTCCAGGTCACCATCACGGACAAGAACGGGAAGAAGGTGCTCAGCAAGCAGGAGACCTTCTGTCCGAACAACGCCTCCGGCCGCATCCGCCCGGACGCCCCGGCGAAGTCGAAGTATCCCGAGAGCTGTCCCACCAATCCCTTCACCCTCGGATCGGTCTGGGGTGTCGAGAACGGCTGGGCCTCCAACACCTACCTCGGGTACTACTCCGAGCCGGTGAAGCTGCCGGTGGGTGAATACACCGCCAAGCTGTCGGTGACCAAGGCGTACCGCGATCTGTTCGGTATGCCCGACGAGACCAAGTCGCTCAAGGTGACCGTGCGCCAGAGCCCGCCCGGTGAAGGGGCTCGCTCGTCGAAGACCGGTCACTCCGGTCACGGCGCCGCCCACGGGAAGCCGGCTGCCGGTGGGCACGCCTACCACGAGGGCCGGGGAGCCGACGCACCCGCGCCGCCCGCCCTGCCGTACGCGCTGAAGGCCGCCCGCGCGGCCGGTCACCTCGGTGACGGCCCGGGCCACACCGACGGCTCGCGGATCGCGCCCGCCCTCACGCCCAACGCCAAGCGTCCGACCGGCCGGGCGAGTGTGCCCGACGTGCCCAAGCCCGACCTGCGTTCGCTGCCGGCCTGGGACATCGGCATCTCCGACGGCGAGGACGGTGACGTCCCGGGCAAGGACTACATGGTCTTCAGCGCCAACGTGTGGAACGCCGGTCCCGCGCCGCTCGTCGTGGACGGCTTCCGCAGTCCCGGCAAGGACCTGATGGACGCCTACCAGTACTTCTACGACGCGAAGGGCAAGCAGGTCGGCTACACCCCCACAGGCACCATGGAGTGGGACCCGCGCATCGGCCACGAGCACTGGCACTTCACCGACTTCGCCAGCTACCGCCTGCTGAGCGCCGACCAGAGCGAGATCGTCCGCAGCGGCAAGGAGGCCTTCTGCCTGGCCAACACGGACGCGATCGACTACACGGTGAAGAACGCCAACTGGCACCCGTTCAACACCGATCTGTCCACCGCCTGCGGTCAACAGAGCTCGATCTCGGTGCGTGAGGTCCTGGACGTGGGCTCCGGCGACACCTACACCCAGTACCGTCCCGGTCAGTCCTTCGACGTGACGGACCTGCCCAACGGCACGTACTACATCCAGGTCATCGCCAACCCGGAGAAGCGGCTTCAGGAGACGAACCTCAAGAACAACGTCGCCCTGCGCAAGGTCGTCCTCAGCGGCAAGGCGGGTGCCCGCAAGGTCACCGTTCCTCCGCACGACCTGATCAACGCCCCCTGA
- a CDS encoding rhamnulokinase yields MTDPLAFAAVDLGASSGRVMLGRAGPGVLELTEVHRFPNRPVRTGATLHWDILALYRGVLDGLRAAAAAAGGRLAGIGIDSWAVDYGLLDASGELLGNPVHYRDDRTKGVAEKVAAALPAGELYAATGLQYLPFNTVYQLVAARGTPQLAAARQVLMIPDLISYWLTGRAGTEITNASTTQLVDPRTRDWSPTVARRLGIDLSLFPPLRAPGDTAGTLRPEVLAETGLTGPVPVIVVGSHDTASAVVGVPADGEDFAYVATGTWSLAGVELPAPVLGEASRRANFTNELGVDGTVRYLRNIMGLWLLQECLRSWETQDRAQDLPALLDAAAAAVPLRSVVDASDPAFIAPGDMPRRIADACLRTGQPEPRTEAETVRCVLDSLALAHRQAVEDAVRLSGRPVSRVHIVGGGVRNTLLCRLTAQATGLPVVAGPAEAAAFGNLLVQARAAGAVTGGLGGLRALLRATQELRVHEPGGASGTTREAWDEAAARCRRAEGASARPR; encoded by the coding sequence ATGACCGACCCCCTTGCTTTCGCCGCCGTCGACCTCGGTGCGTCGAGCGGGCGGGTGATGCTGGGCCGCGCCGGTCCGGGCGTCCTGGAGCTGACCGAGGTCCACCGGTTCCCCAACCGGCCGGTCAGGACCGGCGCCACCCTGCACTGGGACATCCTCGCCCTCTACCGGGGTGTGCTCGACGGCTTGCGGGCCGCGGCCGCCGCGGCGGGCGGACGCCTGGCGGGCATCGGCATCGACAGCTGGGCCGTCGACTACGGACTTCTCGACGCGTCCGGCGAGCTCCTCGGCAATCCGGTCCATTACCGGGACGACCGTACAAAGGGAGTGGCGGAGAAGGTCGCGGCCGCCCTGCCGGCCGGCGAGCTGTATGCGGCGACAGGGCTCCAGTATCTGCCGTTCAACACCGTCTACCAGCTGGTCGCGGCACGCGGAACTCCCCAACTCGCCGCTGCTCGGCAGGTGTTGATGATCCCCGATCTGATCAGCTACTGGCTGACCGGCAGGGCCGGGACGGAGATCACCAACGCCTCCACCACCCAGCTGGTCGACCCCCGCACCCGCGACTGGTCCCCCACCGTCGCCCGGCGTCTGGGGATCGACCTCTCCCTCTTCCCGCCGCTGCGGGCACCCGGTGACACCGCCGGCACCCTGCGCCCCGAGGTGCTGGCCGAGACCGGGCTCACCGGGCCCGTGCCGGTGATCGTCGTCGGCTCGCACGACACCGCGTCGGCCGTTGTCGGCGTCCCCGCCGACGGCGAGGACTTCGCCTATGTCGCCACCGGCACCTGGTCACTCGCCGGGGTGGAGCTGCCCGCACCGGTCCTCGGGGAGGCGAGCAGACGCGCCAATTTCACCAATGAGCTCGGTGTGGACGGCACGGTCCGGTATCTGCGCAACATCATGGGCCTGTGGCTCCTCCAGGAGTGCCTGCGGAGCTGGGAGACGCAGGACCGGGCCCAGGATCTTCCCGCACTGCTCGACGCCGCCGCGGCCGCCGTACCGCTGCGCTCGGTGGTCGACGCGAGCGACCCCGCCTTCATCGCCCCCGGCGACATGCCCCGCCGTATCGCCGACGCCTGTCTGCGGACGGGACAGCCCGAGCCCCGCACCGAGGCCGAGACGGTGCGCTGTGTTCTCGACTCGCTCGCGCTGGCCCACCGGCAGGCCGTCGAGGACGCCGTCCGGCTGTCGGGACGTCCTGTCTCGCGGGTGCACATCGTCGGGGGCGGAGTGCGCAATACGTTGCTGTGCCGGCTGACGGCCCAGGCGACGGGCCTGCCGGTCGTCGCCGGTCCCGCGGAGGCCGCCGCCTTCGGCAATCTGCTGGTGCAGGCGCGGGCGGCGGGGGCCGTCACCGGAGGCCTCGGGGGCCTGCGCGCGCTGCTCCGTGCCACCCAGGAGCTGCGGGTTCACGAGCCAGGGGGTGCGAGCGGCACCACGCGTGAAGCGTGGGACGAGGCGGCGGCCCGCTGCCGCCGCGCCGAGGGGGCATCGGCCCGGCCCCGGTGA
- a CDS encoding chitinase C-terminal domain-containing protein has protein sequence MLSLTRTRASLLAAGAAAAALLAGSLSSGVSHAAAQESCRPDGLYSTPGVDVPYCSVYDAEGREKMGADHQRRVIGYFTGWRTGKDGTPAYLASDIPWNKVTHINYAFGHIDSANRLSVGADTPANAATGLTWPGVAGAEMDPALPYKGHFNLLTKFKKQHPDVKTLISVGGWAETGGYFAEDGERVNSGGFYSMATNADGSVNQTGIDTFAESAVAFIKKYGFNGVDIDYEYPTSMKDAGNPLDHQLSNARRAGLVKGYAALMKSLREKLDRAGAADGKHYLLTVAAPSSGYLLRGMETFQVQKYLDYVNIMSYDLHGAWNEYVGPNASLFDDGKDAELASAGVYSTSQYGGIGYLNTDWAYHYFRGSMPAGRINIGLPYYTRGFKNVQGGTDGLWGKAATTTCPAGSGLTKCGDGAVGIDNLWHDKDTAGNESPAGSNPMWHAKNLEKGVVGDYVTRYGFPANTTLTGTYARRYDATLVAPWLWNAQKKVFLSTEDEQSVAAKADYVVDRGIGGTMIWELAGDYAWNAAKGQYETGDTLTTAMYEKFRTAAPYGARRAATALPAEAVKVDVDFGQFPLGDSNYPISPKLRITNNTKTALPGGTEFQFDYATSAPANAKDQSGFGTTIVRSDHSGSNIGGLKGDVNRVSLKLPAWQTLAPGAFVDLDFVYYLPTSTPSNWTVTFGGRTYGLAGDLTRGTAVVEPGSGTGPSPDPSPDPTGPGTCTAPAWSATTEYGNPTTVSHKAHQWKSKWWTKGEEPGSTGEWGVWQDLGAC, from the coding sequence GTGCTGTCCCTCACCCGTACCAGAGCATCGCTGCTCGCAGCCGGCGCAGCCGCCGCCGCGCTGCTCGCCGGCTCACTCTCCTCAGGCGTCTCCCACGCCGCCGCCCAGGAGTCCTGTCGACCCGACGGGCTCTACTCGACCCCGGGCGTCGACGTCCCCTACTGCTCCGTCTACGACGCCGAGGGCCGGGAGAAGATGGGCGCGGACCACCAGCGCCGCGTCATCGGCTACTTCACCGGCTGGCGCACCGGCAAGGACGGCACTCCCGCCTACCTCGCCTCGGACATCCCGTGGAACAAGGTCACCCACATCAACTACGCCTTCGGGCACATCGACTCCGCCAACCGGCTGTCGGTGGGCGCGGACACCCCGGCCAACGCCGCCACCGGGCTGACCTGGCCCGGGGTCGCCGGGGCCGAGATGGACCCCGCCCTGCCCTACAAGGGGCACTTCAACCTGCTGACGAAGTTCAAGAAGCAGCACCCCGACGTGAAGACACTGATCTCCGTCGGCGGCTGGGCCGAGACCGGCGGGTATTTCGCCGAAGACGGCGAGCGGGTGAACTCCGGCGGTTTCTACTCGATGGCCACCAACGCCGACGGTTCGGTGAACCAGACCGGCATCGACACCTTCGCCGAGTCGGCCGTCGCCTTCATCAAGAAGTACGGGTTCAACGGCGTCGACATCGACTACGAATACCCGACATCGATGAAGGACGCCGGGAACCCGCTCGACCACCAGTTGTCCAACGCCCGCCGCGCGGGCCTGGTCAAGGGCTACGCGGCGCTGATGAAGTCCCTGCGCGAGAAGCTCGACCGCGCGGGCGCCGCGGACGGCAAGCACTATCTGCTGACCGTGGCCGCGCCCTCGTCCGGCTATCTGCTGCGCGGCATGGAGACCTTCCAGGTCCAGAAGTACCTGGACTACGTCAACATCATGTCGTACGACCTGCACGGCGCCTGGAACGAGTACGTGGGTCCCAACGCCTCCCTGTTCGACGACGGCAAGGACGCCGAACTCGCTTCCGCCGGTGTGTACTCCACCTCGCAGTACGGCGGCATCGGATACCTCAACACCGACTGGGCGTACCACTATTTCCGCGGCTCCATGCCCGCCGGCCGCATCAACATCGGTCTGCCGTACTACACCCGCGGCTTCAAGAACGTGCAGGGCGGCACCGACGGGCTCTGGGGCAAGGCGGCCACCACCACCTGCCCGGCGGGATCGGGGCTGACCAAGTGCGGTGACGGTGCGGTGGGCATCGACAACCTCTGGCACGACAAGGACACGGCGGGCAACGAGTCCCCGGCCGGCTCCAACCCGATGTGGCACGCCAAGAATCTGGAGAAGGGCGTGGTGGGCGACTACGTCACCAGGTACGGCTTCCCCGCGAACACCACGCTGACCGGCACCTACGCCCGCAGGTACGACGCGACCCTGGTCGCGCCCTGGCTGTGGAACGCGCAGAAGAAGGTCTTCCTGTCCACCGAGGACGAGCAGTCGGTCGCCGCCAAGGCGGACTATGTCGTCGACCGCGGCATCGGCGGCACGATGATCTGGGAGCTCGCGGGCGACTACGCGTGGAACGCCGCCAAGGGGCAGTACGAGACCGGTGACACGCTGACCACCGCGATGTACGAGAAGTTCCGGACCGCCGCTCCGTACGGCGCCAGAAGGGCCGCGACCGCCCTGCCCGCCGAGGCGGTCAAGGTGGACGTGGACTTCGGCCAGTTCCCCCTCGGCGACTCCAACTACCCGATCAGCCCCAAGCTCAGGATCACCAACAACACGAAGACGGCGCTGCCCGGGGGCACGGAGTTCCAGTTCGACTACGCCACCTCGGCGCCCGCCAATGCCAAGGACCAGTCCGGCTTCGGGACCACGATCGTGCGCAGTGATCACAGCGGCAGCAACATCGGTGGTCTGAAGGGCGACGTCAACCGGGTGTCGCTGAAGCTGCCGGCCTGGCAGACCCTGGCACCCGGCGCCTTCGTCGACCTGGACTTCGTGTACTACCTGCCGACGTCCACCCCCTCGAACTGGACGGTGACGTTCGGCGGCAGGACCTATGGGCTCGCCGGAGATCTGACGCGCGGTACAGCGGTGGTCGAGCCGGGTTCGGGCACCGGACCGAGCCCGGACCCCTCACCCGACCCGACCGGTCCGGGCACCTGCACGGCCCCCGCGTGGAGCGCCACCACCGAGTACGGCAACCCCACGACGGTGTCGCACAAGGCGCACCAGTGGAAGTCCAAGTGGTGGACGAAGGGCGAGGAGCCCGGCTCCACGGGTGAATGGGGTGTGTGGCAGGACCTCGGCGCCTGCTGA
- a CDS encoding glutamate-cysteine ligase family protein, with product MGRDVPAKVFTREDRRRYRIKMQACLDAFAQMLRDSRFEFERPQVGLEIELNLADAEGRPAMRSTDVLEAIADPAWATELGRFNLEINIPPRRLTAGGPDDWEQEIRDALNHAEERAAAVGAHLIMVGILPTLRQPDVGEAALSEDPRYRLLNEQVFAARGEDLRIAVDGVDRLRTYADTITPEAACTSTQFHLQVSPDEFAGYWNAAQAIAGVQVALAANSPFLFGKELWHETRIPLFEQATDTRSDEIKVQGVRPRVWFGERWINSVFDLFEENVRYFPALLPLCDDQDPLQTLDGGDIPELAELTLHNGTIYRWNRPVYAIDHDKPHLRVENRVLPAGPTVADVLANGAFYYGLTRALVDEERPVWSRMSFSAAEDNLHAAARNGIDARLYWPGMGEVPVVELVLRRLLPLAHQGLERSGMDAAWREPLLGIIEQRCVTGRNGAVWQKEMFHHIADSSHVGSREALRRMTRQYSDYMHLNAPVHTWPVD from the coding sequence ATGGGACGAGATGTCCCGGCGAAGGTGTTCACACGTGAGGACCGCCGCCGGTACCGGATCAAGATGCAGGCGTGCCTCGACGCCTTCGCGCAGATGCTGCGCGACTCCCGGTTCGAGTTCGAGCGGCCGCAGGTCGGTCTGGAGATCGAACTCAATCTGGCGGACGCCGAGGGCAGGCCCGCGATGCGCAGCACCGACGTGCTGGAGGCGATCGCCGATCCCGCCTGGGCCACCGAGCTGGGCCGGTTCAATCTGGAGATCAACATCCCGCCACGGCGGCTCACGGCCGGCGGCCCCGACGACTGGGAACAGGAGATCCGCGACGCGCTCAATCATGCCGAGGAGCGGGCCGCCGCCGTCGGCGCGCATCTGATCATGGTGGGCATCCTGCCGACCCTGCGGCAGCCGGACGTGGGCGAGGCCGCGCTGTCGGAGGACCCGCGCTACAGGCTGCTGAACGAGCAGGTCTTCGCTGCCCGCGGCGAGGATCTGAGGATCGCCGTGGACGGGGTGGACCGGCTGCGGACGTATGCCGACACCATCACGCCCGAGGCGGCGTGCACCAGTACCCAGTTCCATCTGCAGGTCTCGCCCGACGAGTTCGCCGGCTACTGGAACGCCGCACAGGCCATCGCCGGCGTCCAGGTGGCGCTGGCGGCGAACTCACCGTTCCTGTTCGGCAAGGAGCTGTGGCACGAGACCCGTATCCCCCTCTTCGAGCAGGCCACCGACACCCGCTCCGACGAGATCAAGGTGCAGGGGGTTCGGCCCCGCGTGTGGTTCGGCGAACGGTGGATCAACAGCGTCTTCGACCTCTTCGAGGAGAACGTGCGGTACTTCCCCGCGCTGCTGCCGCTGTGCGACGACCAGGACCCGCTGCAGACCCTGGACGGCGGCGACATCCCCGAGCTGGCCGAACTCACCCTGCACAACGGCACGATCTACCGCTGGAACCGCCCGGTGTACGCGATCGACCACGACAAACCGCACCTGCGCGTGGAGAACCGCGTACTCCCCGCCGGGCCCACGGTCGCCGACGTCCTCGCCAACGGAGCGTTCTACTACGGTCTGACCCGCGCGCTGGTCGACGAGGAGCGTCCGGTCTGGTCCCGCATGTCGTTCTCGGCCGCGGAGGACAATCTGCACGCCGCCGCGCGGAACGGGATCGACGCACGGCTGTACTGGCCCGGAATGGGTGAGGTGCCCGTGGTCGAACTGGTGCTGCGCCGGCTGCTGCCGCTGGCGCACCAGGGGCTGGAGCGCTCCGGCATGGACGCGGCATGGCGGGAGCCGCTGCTGGGAATCATCGAGCAGCGGTGCGTCACGGGCCGCAACGGGGCGGTCTGGCAGAAGGAGATGTTCCATCACATCGCCGACTCCAGCCACGTCGGCTCCCGCGAGGCACTGCGCCGGATGACCCGGCAGTACAGCGACTACATGCATCTCAACGCACCCGTCCACACCTGGCCGGTGGACTGA